Proteins encoded together in one Xyrauchen texanus isolate HMW12.3.18 unplaced genomic scaffold, RBS_HiC_50CHRs HiC_scaffold_402, whole genome shotgun sequence window:
- the LOC127642135 gene encoding uncharacterized protein LOC127642135, which yields MPGGSTKKICPFCQGILFCAQKICSHCKKEQPLKQRLKKKLQRFDEKREEWVVGRKKNHNTASIKDEANIMLEKLHAIGYKPVLLLGKENKKKEIKCEILTPRCTLSTFAQDYLQKIGSFYEYLCEGWTQDSSGNEDQLITLQLTPCEAESTEGQVEQVESTEGQVEQAESTEGQVEQAESTEGQVEQAESTEGQVEQAESTEGQVEQVESTEGQVEQAESTEGQVEQAESTEGQVEQAESTEGQVEQAESTEGQVEQAESTEGQVEQAESTEGQDVFTGSARGTVSKRKKKSQGDQGICLKGKGTKRIAPTTLA from the exons ATGCCAGGGGGGTCTACAAAAAAGATCTGCCCCTTTTGTCAGGGGATTTTATTTTGCGCTCAAAAGATCTGCTCACATTGTAAAAAGGAGCAGCCTCTGAAGCAGCGCCTCAAGAAGAAGCTTCAGAGGTTTGATGAGAAGCGAGAGGAATGGGTGGTTGGTCGTAAGAAAAACCACAACACTGCATCCATCAAGGATGAAGCCAATATCATG CTTGAGAAACTCCATGCCATTGGCTACAAACCAGTTCTGCTACTAGGAAaggagaacaaaaaaaaagaaattaagtgTGAAATATTAACGCCTCGCTGCACACTCTCCACCTTTGCCCAGGACTACCTACAGAAGATAGGTTCATTTTATGAATACCTTTGTGAAG GATGGACCCAGGATTCCAGTGGCAATGAGGATCAGCTGATTACTCTGCAGCTCACACCCTGCGAGGCGGAATCCACggaggggcaagtggagcaggtggaatccacggaggggcaagtggagcaggCGGAATCCACAgaggggcaagtggagcaggctgaatccacggaggggcaagtggagcaggctgaatccacggaggggcaagtggagcaggctgaatccacggaggggcaagtggagcaggtggaatccacggaggggcaagtggagcaggCGGAATCCACAgaggggcaagtggagcaggctgaatccacggaggggcaagtggagcaggctgaatccacggaggggcaagtggagcaggctgaatccacggaggggcaagtggagcaggcggaatccacggaggggcaagtggagcaggCGGAATCCACGGAGGGGCAAG ATGTCTTCACAGGGTCAGCCAGGGGCACAGTCTCAAagcgaaaaaaaaaaagtcagg GGGACCAAGGCATATGCCTGAAAGGAAAAGGCACCAAAAga